From the uncultured Methanomethylovorans sp. genome, the window CCCACGATACAAATAGTTAATTGGCAACTAAAAAAGAACAGAATAACAATAAATACTATGAAGAATAACCCGCTTTATGAAAAAAAACATAGCAGTGGTTTTCGATAGCGCAGGAACACTGCTGCGTATGTACCGTGTCGCAAAAGAAACAGCAACTGGAAACATTCTAGAAGATGTGGAAAGTACCATGCTGGTTGCAGAAAAAACGGGAAGGGCTCTTGTAGTGATGCATGCAGAACCGCATATGCTGAAAAATACAGAGCCTTCAACAGTTTTGTGGAAGTTCATTGCTGATAATGACCTAAAAATTGACATCAGCTGCTCAAGTGGACCAGTAAGTGCACAGGAAGCTATGAAAATAATCAATAAAGAAAAAGTTGTAGTAAAAGATGTGATAGACGTGCTATCTGCAGTATATAAACATTGCCCTGAGAGATACTACATGGCTGCAGCTCTGATAGTAGACAAGGAAACGCAACTTATTCCTTATGTTCTTAGTACTGCAGGAAAATTGTACTCAAATACAAGTAAAACTATTGAACTCTTGCAATGCAAAGGAATTGATACGTACATAGCTTCTGGAGATACTATGCGTTCACTGAAAGGAATAGCTGAAAAACTCCGAATCCCACTTGAAAATGTCTTTGAGATTGCAACTACTGAAGACAAAGCAAAAATAGTGCTTGACCTCAAAAGAAAATATAATAGAGTACTGATGGTAGGAGATGGAATGAACGATATCCGGGCTCTACAAGTTGCAGATATAGGTATCGTTACAGTGCAGCAAGGTGATAAAAGACCACAAAAGTTACTGGAAACTGCTGACCTGGTTATAAATGATATAATCGAGGTAATAGAGATTGTGGATTCATTAAATACTGCAGACCACATGAAAGAGCAGGGGACAGTTTTTTATTGTTAACAGTGAAAACAATATGCGTTACGTTTATGTACAATTTTACATAATGCTGATGATACTCTACAAAAAAGGAATTTAAGAACTAATCACAAATGG encodes:
- a CDS encoding HAD-IC family P-type ATPase, yielding MKKNIAVVFDSAGTLLRMYRVAKETATGNILEDVESTMLVAEKTGRALVVMHAEPHMLKNTEPSTVLWKFIADNDLKIDISCSSGPVSAQEAMKIINKEKVVVKDVIDVLSAVYKHCPERYYMAAALIVDKETQLIPYVLSTAGKLYSNTSKTIELLQCKGIDTYIASGDTMRSLKGIAEKLRIPLENVFEIATTEDKAKIVLDLKRKYNRVLMVGDGMNDIRALQVADIGIVTVQQGDKRPQKLLETADLVINDIIEVIEIVDSLNTADHMKEQGTVFYC